The genomic interval CCCGGAGACAATATCAAGATCGGCGATTTTTCGGTGAAGTTCGCCGGGGTGAAGCCGGTCGCGGGGCCGAATTATACCGCGATCGAGGGGACGCTGGTCGCGACGACCTCGTCGGGCGGCAGCTTCACGATGATGCCCGAGGCGCGCACCTTTCCGGGGCTGATGGGCACCGCGCCGACCGAGACCAACGAGGCGGCGTTGCTGACGCGGCCGGGCGGTCAGCTTTATGCCGTGCTCGGCCAGCCGGTAACGAGCGACGACGGCCGCGCCGACCGCTACCAGATCCGCCTTTGGTGGAAGCCGCTGGTATGGTGGATCTGGCTCGGCGGCGCGCTGATCGCGATCGGTGCCGCGCTGTCGCTGCTCGGGCGCGCGCAATTGCTGGCGATCTGGCGCGCGCGCCGGGCCCGCAAGGCAGAGGAACGTTTCGCATGAAGAATCGCTGGGTCCTGTTCGTGCCGCTGGCGATCATGGGGCTGCTGTTCGGGGCCTTCATCTATCGGCTGGTGACGCCCGCCGAGACGCTGATCCAGTCGCAATGGATCGACAAGCCGATGCCCTTGTTCGACCTGCCGCCCGCGACGGCGGGCGTCGAGGGGCTCAAGAGCAGCCAGCTCGCCGACGGCAAGCCGCGCCTTGTCAACGTCTTTGCGAGCTGGTGCATCCCGTGCCGCGCCGAGGCGCCGCAGCTTGAGGCGCTGAAAGCCGCGGGGGTGCCGATCGACGGCATCGCGATCCGCGACCGGCCCGAGGATGTCGCGATGTTCCTGAACGAATATGGCAATCCGTTCGACCGCATCGGCGCCGACATGCAGAGCAGCGTCCAGATCGCGCTCGGGTCGTCGGGCGTGCCCGAAACCTTCCTGATCGACGGCAAGGGGATCATCCGCGAGCAGATTCAGGGCGTGATCCTCGCCGATCAGGTGCCGGAGATCGTCGCCAAGCTTGAGGCGATGAAGTGAGTG from uncultured Sphingopyxis sp. carries:
- a CDS encoding DsbE family thiol:disulfide interchange protein, with the protein product MKNRWVLFVPLAIMGLLFGAFIYRLVTPAETLIQSQWIDKPMPLFDLPPATAGVEGLKSSQLADGKPRLVNVFASWCIPCRAEAPQLEALKAAGVPIDGIAIRDRPEDVAMFLNEYGNPFDRIGADMQSSVQIALGSSGVPETFLIDGKGIIREQIQGVILADQVPEIVAKLEAMK